The genomic window GGATTGGTATTGATTTTGAATTGTGGATTGAATTTTTTGTATTAGGCTAATGCAGCGTCGGGGATTGCTGTGCACGATGATTGCAAACAAAGGTTTTTGGAATTGAAGGAAAAAAGAACTTTCCGTTTTGTTGTGTACAAAATTGAAGAGAAGGATAAGCAAAAGCAAATTATTCTGGAGAAGCTTGGCGAGTCAGCTGAAAGCTATGAGAATTGCCAAAAGAGAAAGGTTTTCTTCATCTATTGATAACTTTTGCAACTGTGTTTTTTGTTGTGTGATAGGAATTCTGGTCAGGGTTAGAACTGTGAGTAACCTTTGTCTCATTATTATGTTTTGAAGGTCTCATGATACCACAAGGGTGAGGACCAAGATGATTTACGCGAGTTCATAGGAGAGGTTCAAGAGAGAGCTTGACGGAATTCAGGTAGAGTTGCAAGCAACTGATCCTACTGAGATGGATCTTGATGTCATTAGAAGCCGAGCTTTTTAAATAATATGATGATTTCTGAACCCTGGGCATTGGAGTTTTGCCCTCCAATGCAGTTGCTTTTACTTAAAATGAAATGTGTATATTCTATGGGACGGTTGATTTGGCTTAGATACGATGTATTGGCTTGTTTACCATTGCAAGCTAATATGTAACAGTTTGTGTGGGCAAATGACACCCTTGATTTGTTCATCCTCTTTCTTTCTAAATTTCAAGATGTTGACATCTTTTATACCTCTATCTGTTTCGCTTATTACAATGTAGGCAATCTCTTACACATTTCTGAATGATATCTAGGTGACTTGTTACTCTATTCAAGTAAAAAATTTCATAATCTTGATATTGCTATTCTCGTTGGCTGTTCATCTCAATTTTGGCTACTTGAGCATGGAATTAGTTACAGCTTATCTTTCTTGTATTTTTTCTTAGTTGAAATGAATATGGCTGAAActgagtcttgagataaaaatggGATTGCAGTTGGTGATGGAGATGCCGCAATAAAATGAATGGCCTGCGAACCTAGTTGTATGTTAGGACATTTGGAAGCAAGATGAATGGAGTGATGTGAAATGGTAATGGGGAATGTTGGTATGATGGCTGTGAAGAAGGGAATGTATGTCTCATGAAACTGGTGGTGTTGAGCTGTTGCAGTAGCACATGAATGGACTGCAGTTAAAGCTCATATGGATTCAGCTGATAGATTTGAGGAGAATGGCTTAGGATATTGGTGCTGTGACTGTGATGCTGCTGCCATGGCTAGGTTGTCAAGCTGCAGATGTTGATGCAATTAATGCTTTGAGGAGGATGTCTGGAATGGTGGTTGTGTAGTGCAGTGGACAACAGGGGATGACTTGATGGGAAAAATTTGTTCTTGTGTAGGATCAATCATGCTCTGTACGATGAGCTTGATTCGGAAAACACGGATCGAACTAGAGAAGTTTACAGATATATATCTTCATTATCTGCTAAAACCTCGTATATGCAGTTATATGCGAATCCTTTAGATATTAATTAGTTATCCATCTCTTTATATACAGTAAAAATTGCATGATGATCAGGTCCTATTTACTACTGCCAATATTGCATAATCTATGACTACGTTCTGCAGAATTTATATCCTGAACAGCCTATtctcaatggttatccatatataGGATTAAGCTGAATTTTTAACATGTTGTTTCTGTATATGCAAGAAACTTACTGGGCTCCCATATTACTTCACAGAAGCACAGATTAGAGAGTTGCTTGAATCTTTTGGTCCCCTTCGTGGTTTCGATCTGGTGAAGGACAGGGAAACAAGGAACTCTAAAGGATACGCCTTCTGCGTTTACTAGGATCTCTCAGTTACAGATATTGCTTGTGCTGCTCTAAAT from Papaver somniferum cultivar HN1 unplaced genomic scaffold, ASM357369v1 unplaced-scaffold_80, whole genome shotgun sequence includes these protein-coding regions:
- the LOC113345002 gene encoding actin-depolymerizing factor 1-like, encoding MKQQAQQPGSSEYEQESEFEIKEEEEKEEDMEKNGRGGWNLYSVLILVGPANAASGIAVHDDCKQRFLELKEKRTFRFVVYKIEEKDKQKQIILEKLGESAESYENCQKRKVFFIYWSHDTTRRELDGIQVELQATDPTEMDLDVIRSRAF